CCATCGAGCGGCGACTCAAGCAGTTCTGGAAGAGTACGACGTGTCCACAGTGCGGCAATCCAACCATCCGCACCTGGAAATCATCCGACCGAATACACTGCCGCAGTTGCCAGTTTAAGCCCGTCTATACCTACGGAACACCGTTTCACGAGAAACACCTCTCCACAGGAGAGGTGCTTCTCTCGTTCATGCTCTACGCAGATACCTTGCTCAGTATCTCACAGATCGCCGTTGTGCTGGATCGAGCGTACAAGACGGTCTTCTACGCGATCAAAGAGGTGGAAGCCGCGGTTCACCGTGGCTTCCCCCTCGTCTGGAGTCAATTCCAGCACACAATCTCTGGGCCAACGCAGATCGACGAATCTGGGAAGGTCTGTTCGGGGTTCAAAGGCCAAGACCCGCCGCGAGACAGCCGTCATCGCGGCGGGTCGTCCCGATCTGGTCGGACACGCTGGAAGGGGCGTCACGGCGATCAATTAACGCTCGTCGCGGCCTGCCGCGACGCGCTCAGAGTAATTCGTGGGAGGCTCGGAATCGCCTACGACACTGATTTAGAGCCGGTGATGGAGGAAACTGCCGACCTCTCCCAGCCGCTGGGAGAGGTCTGGACAGACGGTCTCCAAGCCTATCGCCGGATGGAACACGACCACAAGATCGTGATTCACGACGAGACGTACGTCTCGTCAGAAGGAATCCACATCAACCAGGTTGAGTGCCTCTTTTCACTTGTCAAGCCGTGGCTGCGGAAGTTCCGCGGCCTCTCCAAGCACGGCTTGGAGCAGGCCGCTCATACTTTCGGCATCGTCCGCTCAGTGAATCTCGTCGGCGCATCGTTCGAATTCCTCGTCGACTGCCTTGCTGTAGGGGGACTCCACAGCTCTACATAAGAGCGACACGAGAGTAGCCGATGTCCTACGAACCCCCGACCCCACCGGCGAACCTCCCGACAGAGATTGTCAACACGCTCAACGAGTCGTCTTCGGAGCAGCTCCAAAACGTTGCGACGTACGCTGAAGCGCTCGCCGAGCACAAGGAACGAGAGGCCCGTCTCGAGGAGTCGGCAAATCAAGA
This genomic stretch from Halorubrum lacusprofundi ATCC 49239 harbors:
- a CDS encoding IS1595-like element ISHla12 family transposase encodes the protein MPSSDPAFGRMLRQLVDLGVLKLETEPLDAAIERRLKQFWKSTTCPQCGNPTIRTWKSSDRIHCRSCQFKPVYTYGTPFHEKHLSTGEVLLSFMLYADTLLSISQIAVVLDRAYKTVFYAIKEVEAAVHRGFPLVWSQFQHTISGPTQIDESGKVCSGFKGQDPPRDSRHRGGSSRSGRTRWKGRHGDQLTLVAACRDALRVIRGRLGIAYDTDLEPVMEETADLSQPLGEVWTDGLQAYRRMEHDHKIVIHDETYVSSEGIHINQVECLFSLVKPWLRKFRGLSKHGLEQAAHTFGIVRSVNLVGASFEFLVDCLAVGGLHSST